In the genome of Paenibacillus pabuli, the window GAACCTGGCAAAAATATTTAAAACAGCAAAACTCCCCTGGGCAATTAAAAAGGATATGAGATCGTATCTAATAACGCATTCAGTATCAGACATTGCATTGCTTGGCTTTTTGAAAATGGATAATAAGATCATTAACCCCGATACAGCTAACAACAGAAAAACGGCACATGAAATAACACACACTTTAAAAGCATATTTAAGAGCCATACAAAAAGCGGGTGTTGCTATTAATCCATCTGCATTTAAAATAGTGCTTACATGTCCAGACTTCATTTTGGATTTGTTGTTTATGCTATGGTTGCGGACTGAAATGGTGAAGGATATGATGTTGCCGGACTATGCGAGTAGTGCAAACAACGAAGTTGTGCAGCTGAATAACGATTTATTGAAGTTTTTGAGTCAAAAAGGTATTACACCCTAAAAACGAAAACAGAGATCAGGGTTAGTACGTTGTAACGTCATGCTACTGATATTCACGTGACCGCCCCTGTAGCATGACTTGCAGAGCGGTCTTTTTGATATGAAAAAGAAATGCTTGCAGGCTGAAACTTGGCTTGTTTATGCCAGATAGTGTAATCTGGAGATCAGGTACATAAGGATTTTGCATAGATCTGAAAGTAACGTTGCATTCGTTAAAATGATAAAGCAGCACTCTACTTTGAACAAGAAGGGATTGGAATGATTTGATGACGCAAAAAATCTATTATGACTCCGCATACATACGCGAGTGGCATACACAAATTACAGGCAGAGTGGACAAGGAAGACGGTATATATGTGACGCTGGCAGAGACGGCTTTTTACCCCCATGGAGGTGGACAGCCTTGTGATCTGGGACAGATCGGTGGCATTGCCGTGCTGGATGTGATCAGTGAAGACGGTGAGGTGCTGCATAAGCTGGAGCGTGCGCCGGAGCAGAATGACGTGCATTGCCACATCGATTGGCAGCGCAGATTCGATCATATGCAGCAGCATAGCGGGCAGCATTTGCTGTCGGCTATTACGCTGAAGCTGGCAGACGCGATGACACTCAGTTTTCATCTGGGGACAGATTACATCACGATTGATGTGGCCGCAGCCGAACTGGGAGCGAACCAACTGGCTGCAATTGAAATGGAGGTCAATCAGCAGATTTACCGGAATGCCAAAATCAGCAGTTCCTGGGTCACAGTGGAAGAAGCGGCCCGTCTGCCGCTGGTGAAGCAGCCTTCCGTAACCGAAGATATTCGCATCGTAGAGATGGAGGGTGTGGAATATAACGCTTGTGGTGGAACACATGTGTCAGCCACTGGTGAGATCGGGATTATTAAACTGTTGAAAACCGAGAAAGTGAAGGGCGGCACCCGGATTTATTTTAAATGTGGAACCCGAGCGCTGAATGAGTTCAACGCCGCGCAAAGCGTGCTGACCGGAATTACAGCTAAATTGAAGACCAGCCGGGAAGAGCTTGCGGAACGGATCGACAAAATGGAAGCAGAACAAAAGCAGCTGCAAGCAGAGTTAAACGCGGTGAAAGCTTCCAATGATGCTTATTATGCGCAGGAGCTCCTATCTGCACGGGAAGGGCTTGTCATTGCCCAAATCTTTGAGGACAAATCGCTCAAGGATATGCAGAGTCTGGCAACCAAGCTGACATCGGAACATGAGGGACTAGTACTCTTTGCCAGCATCTCGGAGGCCAAAGTTGTATTGGCACAGAACGGGCAGCCGCCAGAGTGGGCTTGTGGACCTTTTTTTAAGGGCAATCTCGGAGCTTACCAGGGCAAAGGCGGCGGCAGCGACAAAATGGCTCAAGCGGGCTTTGCCAGCAGCGAAGATGCGATCGCATTTTATGAATTTACGAAGGAACAACTGGGACATCACTAATCAACCGTCCCGCTGTTTAATAGGACCTGGGCTAAGTAGATCGTGACGTGGGATCAAAAGCAGAGGGGGGGACCGATAGATGACAGAACGCATTCCGTGCATACGAGAGGGGTGCCCAAATACGATTTTGCCAGCAACGGCTGCCAAAACTGGTGGGTACTGCATGCCTTGCAAGCAGGAGATGGAACGCGAGGCACATCAAAGATATATTGAAGCTAATCGGCGCGACGTGAACTTGTATGAGGGAATGACGGACCCTGTGGAGATTCTGAAAATCATGCATACCCGCCAGGTTCATGATCCACTAATCCGTTATGCGGCATATGAGCAATCCAAAGAACAGGTATATCTGTCCTTGTCTACAGAGCAGCAAGGCCTCATGATCGATTATGCGATGCAACAGATTCGTGCAGGGGATGAGGATACAGGCAAAGATATTTTGGTATATCTGGTTTGTTACCATGATGCCTCGTTATCTGCACAGATTCCGGAGCTGTTGGAGCGCGAAATCTACTACCCTGTCATTTTGTATAAGAGTGCCTCTGCCAAAGTGCGTGATCAACTCTTGAGGCAGGTGAACACCGATGATGAGAATCGGAATATTCTGTTGCTCATGCTCGCTTATATTGGAGATGAAATTGTGGTACGTCAGTTCCAACAATGGAGGCAGTCTCCACCTCGCTGGGCAGATCAGCTGCATGTTCCACCGGAGCACTATACAACCGAAGCCGGTTGGGAGTTGACGAATGAAGGGCAGCGCAGGGATTTATTTACCACCCCATGTTATTCACTCTATAAAGTAAAAGAGGATGATGGGGCTGACAACACATCCAATGGCGATCCAATCTCCATTCTTCTGCCCAATGCCGATAACTGTAAGTGGTGTGGCGGTTCGTTAACGACCTTAATTGATCTGGATGTACAGCATCCAGCATTGCAGGATGTTGCTTGGAACAGCGATCGACTTCAAGTGCGGACTTGCGTGATATGCAGCTGTTATGGCGTCGTTTATATGGAAATGGATTCAGCAGGTAAACCATGCTGGAGTGCACTTAATGTGATGCCAATGGGGGCGGATGATCTTGACCCGGATGACTATGTTAAGCTTGCACCGGATGCAGGACGGCAGTTTCGGATAGCGACTGCACCGCGTCAGCCGTTCCATGCCAGTGAGTGGGCAATGGAGCCTTCTGCATCCCAGATCGGGGGCCATCCCGGATGGGTTCAGGACGCGGAGTATCCGATCTGCCCATGCTGTTCCACGAGAATGAAGGCTATCGGACAACTGGACTGGGGCGAGGTTGAGGAATACGGAGAAGGCATGTATTACATGTTCATTTGCGAGCCATGCCAGCTGACTGCGGTATCTTATCAACAATCCTGATGAAGGAAGCAATGATTGGATTATTTCATAAAATTCAATTCAGAAGTTGGAATGACAGTCGAATATTCAAAAGGGGCTATCTGTATGGTTAGAACATTACAGGATAGCCCCTTCGTATGACCAGAGGCAGTCCCACAGGTCATGAGGATTATACTGGACGCCACATGTACACGTTACTTTTTTCTAACGAACCTGGTACACGTTATTTCCTCCCATTTGCAACGTTCTGAGATGTAACGAATTACAGAGACGTTATTTCATCGATGCGGTCGATTATAAGGCTCTGCCCCTGTTGTTACAGCGAAATAACGTCACTGAGGTTTGTTAAAGTTTGCATGCCTTGAGAATCCGCCGTTTAAGGTGTAACAGGTTCGTTAGCGTCCCGGGCAAAAGGAGAAATGAAATTTCGGGCTGTCTCATTGGTGACCTTTTTATTTAACGGCTTAGAGTTCTGCCGATGCCTGTGTCAGAAGGTCAGCGAGCCACTTATAGTCCGGCGTATCTTTTTCCTTGATCTTGATGGTTTTACGTTCCGCGGGGCCTTCAAATATCCCATCTGGCAGATCAAGTCCGGCTGCATTGAAGATCGTGAAGGATACAGCCGGCTTGGAAGGGGAGATGACCGCCGCATATTTACCGTTTTTCAGGAAATGAGGTTTTTTGTATTGCACACGTTCCTCTACTTCAGGGATGGACTCTTGTACCAACTCCCGCAGTTTACTTGCAACCTGGACTTGCCATGGTACCGTGATCTGTTCGATAAATTCAGTGACTTCCGCATTCCTATTCATGCTTGTCCACCCTCCACATTGATTTGATTTTGTGCTTCCCATTCAGGTCTCAGAATTCCCATCATTAAGCGATCATAGCGTTTTCCATCACGATACACAGCTGATCTGGCGCGACCTTCCAGCTGAAAGCCGACCTTCTCATAGGCACGGATGCCCTTTGCATTGTAGGCGATGACATCCAGTCCTACCCGGTCCAGATTCAATTCATGGAACGCATATCTCAACATGAGATTCAGCGCTTCCGTTCCGTACCCCTTGTTGCGATGCTCTGCGAGTCCGATGCCAATGGCAAGCTGTCCGCAGCGGTTGTTCCATTCAATGCTGTGAATGACAACGAATCCGATCAATTGTTCATCCTCACGTGTACGAAGCCGGAAGTAAACTTCCTTGTCCTTTGTCTCGCCTTCGTCTTCGAGCTGTTTTTCCGAATAAGGGATGGCAATGTCCGTATCCACATTTCGCAAATATTCAGGGTCTTCATTCCATTGCAGCATGGTTTGCACATCTTCTGCACGGGGAGGAGTCATCTTCAACCGTTTACTATAAAACAGATTTTCAGTTGTTAGTGTCATGGGGGGCTCCTTTGGATCAGATAGCCTCACTATAATGGAAATTTCAGGGCCCCACAATAGACATTTTATTCGTGTTTCTGAATCTGTTGTCAGGAAACCTGTCATGGTAGTATTATATAAACAATAGACATATATTCAGTGGTACAACACACAACAAAATGGTCGGCAGGAGTGGTAGATGTGGAGATCAAAGTAGACGATTTGAGCGGTCCTCAAGTCATTGGGTTAATCGCAGAGCATATGAAAGGGATGTTGGCAGATTCGCCGCCAGAGAGTGTTCATGCGCTTAATTTGGATGGACTGAAGAAACCTGAAATTACTTTCTGGTGCGCCTGGGAGGCGGAAGAATTGCTGGGCTGTGGTGCAATGAAAGAATTGAATTTGGAGCATGGGGAACTGAAATCCATGCGTACAGCATCGGCTCACCTGAGAAAAGGCGTGGCGAGACACATCCTTGCCCATATTATCGAAGTTGCCAAGGATCGGGGCTATAAACGGATTAGCCTGGAGACAGGTTCGATGGATTCTTTTATCCCGGCGCGGAAGCTGTATGAGGACTTTGGATTTGTATACTGTGAGCCATTTGCGGATTATATTTTGGACCCGAACAGCGCTTTTATGACGAAGGAATTATAATTGCATGATAAGCAGAAAAGAATAGCAGGAACACAGGAAAGGAAACCAGCATTCTGTTGCATACAGACCGCTGGTTTTTTGCGTGTAATGATTGTTTTACGAAGTGGTGAATTGCAACAAATCATACATATTGGAGATGGGAAGAAGAGTAGAATATATTCAAATGAACGAATGGGATTGTATACAGATTTCCTTTTATCATTGTGGGATATAAAACATAGGTCATGTCAGCATTGGTTTGGGATGAATTGGCCGTACGGAACTTCTGGGCTGATCCATGAACAATAGGGTATACTGGAATTTATGTTTCAGAAAACATAACAGAAGAACGTTTTTTACATCAGGAGGATTTGAATTGGCTCAGACAGAAGGAACATTGCAGAAGAAACTTAAACCAAGGCATATTAGCTTTATGGCGATGGGCGGTGTCATTGGAACCGGAATTTTCAAAGGCAGCGCTGAAACGATTGGGCTTGCAGGTCCAGGAGTCATTGTAACGTACATTTTTGCAGGATTATTGCTGCTGGTTGTCATGGCTGCGATGGCGGAGATGGCTACGGTGTACAAGAACAAAAATATGAAAGACTTTGTGCAGGAAGCGTTCGGCAGCAGAGTCTCCTTTATCATGGGATGGATGTATTGTTTCCTCTGGTTATCGGTATGTGTCATTGAGGTGATCGCAGCAGGAAGCTTTTTGCAGTATTGGTTCACAGAAGTGCCGCTGTGGATGCTGAGCTTAGCATGTGCGGTGTTTATTATACTGATCAATCTGCTGAGTGTAGGTGTATTTGGGGAATTTGAGTTTTGGCTGGCAGGCATTAAAATCGCCATGATCATTATTTTTATTATCCTCGGCGCCGGTCTGATCTTCGGGATCATTCCAAGTGACAACACGCCTTATCTGCAAAATTACACACAAGCAGGCGGTTTCTTCCCTAATGGATGGTCATCGATCTTCTCGGCATTATTGGTCGTCATGTTCTCGTATGGAGGATCTGAGCTTATCGGCTTGACCTTAACGGAGACGGAAAATGCGGACAAGGTGATGCCCAAAATCGTGGGGAACTTCATGTTGCGAATTATTTTATTTTTTACCCTGCCGATTCTCATCATCTGCGGGCTCATTCCGTGGAATGAAATCGGACCTGAGAGCAGTCCGTTTGTACAGGTGCTTGCCTCAACGGGACTACCCGGAGCCGCGCATATCATGAACTTTATTTTGGTAACCGCCGTTTTGTCTGCTGCGAATTCGGGCATTTACGGCGCATCCCGGATGATGCATTCCATGGCGGTAGGTGGTGAAGCTCCCAAGGTATTATCACAAACGAATCGTAATGGCAGCCCGGTAAATACATTGTTGGTATGTGCTGTGATTCTGCTTGGAGGCTCCATGCTGGGGCTGTTCGCACAAGATCAGCTCTTCCGCGTTCTGCTGGCGGTTCCGGGATTTGTCGTGATGCTCGTATGGATCTGTATTGCCACCTCACAGCTGAAGCTGCGCAAAAGATATCCGATACAACCGACATTTAAGGTCTGGGGATTTCCTTACGTAACTGGGGCTGCTGTGCTGTGTCTCGGTATCATTGCAGTACTGTTTGTATTTGATGAGGGCAACCGTTTTAGCATCAGCATCTGTCTATCTGTACTCGCGTTACTGATTCTCTGGTCTCTGATTCGATTCAGGAAGACAAAGGGACCTGTTGTATAATCGTGTAAGAGTATAATATTTGTGCAATATCCAAACATCCTGGCGCTTGTGTCAGGATGTTTTTTTGTCGAAAACGGGAAGCAGACAGCTCATTTGAGTTGGGTGAGGTGTTTAATTTATACAATCTGCGGACGTTTGATATCAAAATTGTTATGATAATGTCGAAGGCTTTTTAATAGTTTGTTTTGTTTTGAAATACTTCGGTATTTGATAAATCTATTCCGAATTTTTTCTCCGATGATAGGAAGGAATAAGCAGTCATGAGAAGACAATTACTTGTTCTAATTGGTATGGTCGG includes:
- a CDS encoding DUF1801 domain-containing protein — encoded protein: MNRNAEVTEFIEQITVPWQVQVASKLRELVQESIPEVEERVQYKKPHFLKNGKYAAVISPSKPAVSFTIFNAAGLDLPDGIFEGPAERKTIKIKEKDTPDYKWLADLLTQASAEL
- a CDS encoding GNAT family N-acetyltransferase is translated as MTLTTENLFYSKRLKMTPPRAEDVQTMLQWNEDPEYLRNVDTDIAIPYSEKQLEDEGETKDKEVYFRLRTREDEQLIGFVVIHSIEWNNRCGQLAIGIGLAEHRNKGYGTEALNLMLRYAFHELNLDRVGLDVIAYNAKGIRAYEKVGFQLEGRARSAVYRDGKRYDRLMMGILRPEWEAQNQINVEGGQA
- a CDS encoding DUF1963 domain-containing protein yields the protein MTERIPCIREGCPNTILPATAAKTGGYCMPCKQEMEREAHQRYIEANRRDVNLYEGMTDPVEILKIMHTRQVHDPLIRYAAYEQSKEQVYLSLSTEQQGLMIDYAMQQIRAGDEDTGKDILVYLVCYHDASLSAQIPELLEREIYYPVILYKSASAKVRDQLLRQVNTDDENRNILLLMLAYIGDEIVVRQFQQWRQSPPRWADQLHVPPEHYTTEAGWELTNEGQRRDLFTTPCYSLYKVKEDDGADNTSNGDPISILLPNADNCKWCGGSLTTLIDLDVQHPALQDVAWNSDRLQVRTCVICSCYGVVYMEMDSAGKPCWSALNVMPMGADDLDPDDYVKLAPDAGRQFRIATAPRQPFHASEWAMEPSASQIGGHPGWVQDAEYPICPCCSTRMKAIGQLDWGEVEEYGEGMYYMFICEPCQLTAVSYQQS
- a CDS encoding amino acid permease, producing MAQTEGTLQKKLKPRHISFMAMGGVIGTGIFKGSAETIGLAGPGVIVTYIFAGLLLLVVMAAMAEMATVYKNKNMKDFVQEAFGSRVSFIMGWMYCFLWLSVCVIEVIAAGSFLQYWFTEVPLWMLSLACAVFIILINLLSVGVFGEFEFWLAGIKIAMIIIFIILGAGLIFGIIPSDNTPYLQNYTQAGGFFPNGWSSIFSALLVVMFSYGGSELIGLTLTETENADKVMPKIVGNFMLRIILFFTLPILIICGLIPWNEIGPESSPFVQVLASTGLPGAAHIMNFILVTAVLSAANSGIYGASRMMHSMAVGGEAPKVLSQTNRNGSPVNTLLVCAVILLGGSMLGLFAQDQLFRVLLAVPGFVVMLVWICIATSQLKLRKRYPIQPTFKVWGFPYVTGAAVLCLGIIAVLFVFDEGNRFSISICLSVLALLILWSLIRFRKTKGPVV
- a CDS encoding alanyl-tRNA editing protein; amino-acid sequence: MTQKIYYDSAYIREWHTQITGRVDKEDGIYVTLAETAFYPHGGGQPCDLGQIGGIAVLDVISEDGEVLHKLERAPEQNDVHCHIDWQRRFDHMQQHSGQHLLSAITLKLADAMTLSFHLGTDYITIDVAAAELGANQLAAIEMEVNQQIYRNAKISSSWVTVEEAARLPLVKQPSVTEDIRIVEMEGVEYNACGGTHVSATGEIGIIKLLKTEKVKGGTRIYFKCGTRALNEFNAAQSVLTGITAKLKTSREELAERIDKMEAEQKQLQAELNAVKASNDAYYAQELLSAREGLVIAQIFEDKSLKDMQSLATKLTSEHEGLVLFASISEAKVVLAQNGQPPEWACGPFFKGNLGAYQGKGGGSDKMAQAGFASSEDAIAFYEFTKEQLGHH
- a CDS encoding GNAT family N-acetyltransferase yields the protein MEIKVDDLSGPQVIGLIAEHMKGMLADSPPESVHALNLDGLKKPEITFWCAWEAEELLGCGAMKELNLEHGELKSMRTASAHLRKGVARHILAHIIEVAKDRGYKRISLETGSMDSFIPARKLYEDFGFVYCEPFADYILDPNSAFMTKEL